CTCCAGCATCGGCGGCAGCCCCGCGGACGACGCGAGGTCGCTCGGTCCGACGTACACGACGTCGACCCCGTCGACGGCGACGATCTCGTCGATGCGGTCGACGCCCGCCACCGTCTCGACCATGACGAAGCACACGGCCTGGTCGTCACCGAGCGCCGGCGAGTACGGCACGTGCTCGAGCGCGGGACGCAGCGCGCCCCAGCTGCGGTGGCCGCGCGGCGGGTAGCGGCAGGCATCGGCCGCCTTCGCCGCCTCCTCGGGCGACTCGATCAGCGGGACGATGATCCCCTGCGCTCCCGAATCGAGCGCCCGGCCGATCTCGCCGGGGATGTTGCCCGAGACGCGGACGACGGTCGGCGTGCCGGACACGGCGACCGCCTGCAGCATGTGCAGCATCGTCTCGTACCCGATGAGCCCGTGCTGGGTGTCGATCCCGACCCAGTCGAAGCCCGCGCGCCCGACGGCCTCCGCGGCGACCGGGTTCGGCATCTGCAGCCAGGCACCGAGCTGGGGGCCGCTGGTGGACAACGCCTGGCGCAACGATCGTGTGGTCAACGGACTCGTCCTCTCGTGGGGTGGGCGGCGTCAGGTCACGGTGTGCGACAGCGGCAACGAGGCGAGCAGGTCACCGAGGTCGAGGGTCTCGGCCACGCGTTCGAGGTGTCCCCAGACGACCCGTTCGAGGACGAGGCCCTCGGCCGCCGCGCGCCGCTCGGCGTGGTGCTCCGGCTCGCCGGGGACGACGACGCGGTCGACACCGGGCG
The DNA window shown above is from Streptosporangiales bacterium and carries:
- a CDS encoding 2,4-dihydroxyhept-2-ene-1,7-dioic acid aldolase encodes the protein MTTRSLRQALSTSGPQLGAWLQMPNPVAAEAVGRAGFDWVGIDTQHGLIGYETMLHMLQAVAVSGTPTVVRVSGNIPGEIGRALDSGAQGIIVPLIESPEEAAKAADACRYPPRGHRSWGALRPALEHVPYSPALGDDQAVCFVMVETVAGVDRIDEIVAVDGVDVVYVGPSDLASSAGLPPMLELRDASHRALVERIAASCQRAGRWSGIHPPSPDVSWYKEVGFNLLPVYRDLPALQEGASASIAEARKSMGSA